The following DNA comes from Acetomicrobium sp. S15 = DSM 107314.
GCCCTGGAGTCCGCCCCAACATGCGCTTCGCTTCCGCCCCAACCGCCAGGATCTTATTTGTATTCTGGTCAACCGCCACAACAGACGGCTCATTAAGCACCACACCTTTGCCCTTTACAAATACGAGGACAGTGGCAGTCCCCAGATCTATGCCTATATCCATGCTCCACACGTCGGAAACCTCCTCGCTCTCTTCGTCGTGAAAACGACCTTCCAACTGAAATTATAAACATCATGCCTCACATATCCCATGGTGATGGGCAATATCCCACGCGCCATAGGAAAAGCCCCTGCGGAGGTGCTGTCGGCCCGGCCTCGAGGCGTGACCCACCTAAAAGCAACCTTTCAAAGGCCTCAAGGCTGATCTTCCCGTTACCCAATAAATCGACGGTGCCGGCTATAATGCGAACCATGTGAGTTAGAAAAGCATCCCCGCGAAAGCGCAACCAGCACAGCGCTCCACGCCGTCTGAACTTGACGATGTGAAGGGTACGGGTGGCATCCTGCGGACATTCAGAGGCCTCGCAAAAGGCCGCAAAGTTATGCCGCCCCAAAAGCAGGGCGCAAGCCTCCTTCACCCTTTCTTCATCCCAAGATTTTGCCCTCCACCAGACATAATGGCGCAATTGTGGGTAACAATAGGGCGCCTGCCATGTGAAGTATATATACTCCCGCCAACGGGCGCTGAAGCGGGCATGAAACCCTTCAGGCGCTCGCGCCACCCGCACTACTGCCACGTCCGAAGGAAGGTTCCCCTGAAGGGCCAACCGAAGCCTTT
Coding sequences within:
- the truA gene encoding tRNA pseudouridine(38-40) synthase TruA, whose amino-acid sequence is MLTYAAEISYDGGAFFGFQRQKGLPTVQEALENALSRLEGGKRVSMAAAGRTDTGVHARRQVISFSMTKEWQAERLRLALQGNLPSDVAVVRVARAPEGFHARFSARWREYIYFTWQAPYCYPQLRHYVWWRAKSWDEERVKEACALLLGRHNFAAFCEASECPQDATRTLHIVKFRRRGALCWLRFRGDAFLTHMVRIIAGTVDLLGNGKISLEAFERLLLGGSRLEAGPTAPPQGLFLWRVGYCPSPWDM